A stretch of Gossypium hirsutum isolate 1008001.06 chromosome A06, Gossypium_hirsutum_v2.1, whole genome shotgun sequence DNA encodes these proteins:
- the LOC107897717 gene encoding WD repeat-containing protein VIP3, with translation MAKSMKLAGLKSVENAHDESVWTATWVPATNSRPPLLLTGSLDENVKLWRPDELELVRTNTGHCLGVVSVAAHPSGVIAASASLDSLVRVFDVDTNVTIATLEAPPSEVWQMQFDPKGTTLAVAGGGSASIKLWDTATWRLVATLSVPRPEGPKPSDKSSSKKFVLSVAWSPDGRRLACGSIDGTISIFDVPHAKFLHHLEGHYMPVRSLVFSPEPDGRKLYSASDDGHVHVYDAEGKAIIGAMSGHSSWVLSVDVSPDGEAIATGSSDKTVRLWDFKMGAAIQTMSNHTDQVWAVAFRPGGGGRLASVSDDKSISLYHCS, from the exons ATGGCGAAATCAATGAAACTGGCGGGCCTCAAATCCGTGGAAAACGCCCACGACGAGTCGGTTTGGACTGCAACATGGGTTCCCGCCACCAACTCCCGCCCGCCCCTCCTCTTAACCGGCTCACTCGACGAAAACGTCAAGCTATGGAGGCCCGACGAGCTCGAGCTCGTGCGCACCAACACCGGTCACTGCCTCGGCGTCGTTTCGGTGGCTGCCCATCCTTCAGGTGTCATCGCTGCCTCCGCCTCGCTCGACAGTTTGGTTCGCGTGTTTGACGTTGACACCAACGTCACTATTGCCACTCTCGAAGCTCCGCCTTCCGAGGTGTGGCAAATGCAATTCGATCCCAAG GGTACAACACTTGCTGTTGCTGGTGGGGGTAGTGCATCAATCAAGCTGTGGGACACTGCAACATGGAGGTTGGTTGCAACTTTATCAGTCCCACGTCCTGAAGGACCGAAGCCCTCTGATAAAAGTAGTAGCAAGAAGTTTGTACTATCCGTTGCATGGAGTCCTGATGGAAGACGACTTGCTTGTGGCTCAATTGATGGCACAATTTCCATTTTTGATGTACCTCATGCCAAATTTCTACATCACCTTGAGGGCCATTACATGCCGGTTAGGTCTCTTGTGTTTTCTCCTGAACCTGATGGACGGAAGCTGTACTCAGCATCTGATGATGGTCATGTGCATGTCTATGATGCTGAGGGGAAAGCTATAATTGGGGCAATGTCAGGTCATTCTAGCTGGGTGTTGAGTGTGGATGTAAGCCCCGATGGTGAGGCTATTGCAACTGGCTCAAGTGACAAAACTGTAAGACTATGGGATTTTAAGATGGGAGCAGCTATACAGACAATGAGTAATCACACAGATCAAGTCTGGGCTGTGGCGTTTCGACCTGGTGGAGGGGGTCGCCTTGCTAGTGTGTCGGATGACAAGAGTATATCGTTGTATCATTGTTCCTGA